The following coding sequences lie in one Lytechinus pictus isolate F3 Inbred unplaced genomic scaffold, Lp3.0 scaffold_20, whole genome shotgun sequence genomic window:
- the LOC135157778 gene encoding galanin receptor type 2-like: MEMCIKRSIGRTGLRLLVVALVIVVNSSEYVTDVMEQTSGTVITDIEVPWPTSSSENSWANFAATPITQRTSPSDEMASNTVRPLPENSLTSDRSQRQSAAIQVFSSHSTTVYFNDLPTDLNATGTGDWQWEFSWDWNIIMQLILSLVGVFGNAMVVVVIGVRKFNSNSTDVLILALTISDLLTSLCNIPVPQAAQVPASILGALYCRIILYEFLTWVCVITSTIILVGLSVERLVAVRYPLRFREIFSIRRVYIFIVSTWLFSLLSCCYYFIDIKPMLDENFSEENTCVATASNVPSRLRQLKVFTLINFLIRLVIPVVLMIFTQTAMAYSLNLQSRRHDKTLSQKSGQSFHIKARNRIIKVMLTVVIAFIICWAPSQIAWVIISFNGSAKGYLDSTLRDILNLITFINSSINPFIYTSQYPKFRAAIKEIFIGKPQNDAPLFAANV; encoded by the coding sequence ATGGAGATGTGCATAAAGCGTAGTATCGGTCGGACAGGACTTCGATTATTGGTAGTTGCATTGGTCATAGTGGTTAATTCTTCTGAATATGTCACGGATGTCATGGAGCAGACATCAGGAACCGTGATCACAGATATAGAGGTACCATGGCCGACGTCATCATCCGAGAATAGTTGGGCCAACTTTGCAGCTACTCCGATCACTCAGAGGACATCACCATCTGATGAAATGGCGAGTAACACTGTACGTCCATTGCCGGAGAACTCTTTGACGTCTGACCGAAGTCAAAGACAGTCAGCAGCCATTCAAGTATTTAGCAGCCACTCGACCACTGTCTATTTCAATGATCTGCCAACAGATTTAAATGCCACGGGGACTGGTGATTGGCAATGGGAATTTTCTTGGGATTGGAACATCATCATGCAACTGATTCTCTCTCTAGTGGGTGTCTTTGGCAATGCTATGGTAGTCGTTGTCATTGGGGTACGCAAATTCAACTCGAATTCGACAGATGTCCTCATCCTAGCCCTAACCATCTCGGATTTGCTGACATCTTTGTGCAATATCCCAGTTCCTCAAGCAGCTCAGGTTCCTGCATCAATCCTAGGGGCGTTGTACTGCCGCATCATCCTTTATGAGTTCCTCACTTGGGTTTGTGTCATTACATCTACAATCATTCTAGTGGGATTGTCCGTGGAACGTCTGGTTGCTGTCCGCTACCCCCTTCGCTTCCGCGAAATCTTCTCCATCCGACGCGTTTACATCTTCATCGTCTCAACATGGTTATTCTCCCTACTCTCCTGTTgctattatttcattgatatcaAGCCGATGCTGGATGAGAACTTTTCCGAGGAAAACACTTGTGTTGCGACTGCCTCCAATGTCCCATCGCGACTGAGGCAATTGAAAGTATTcactttaatcaattttttgatACGGTTAGTTATTCCAGTGGTGCTGATGATCTTCACCCAGACTGCAATGGCCTACTCTCTTAATCTGCAGTCTCGTCGTCACGATAAAACATTGTCTCAGAAATCCGGTCAGTCCTTTCACATCAAGGCCAGAAACCGCATCATCAAGGTCATGCTCACTGTAGTTATTGCGTTCATCATCTGCTGGGCACCAAGTCAGATTGCATGGGTAATCATCTCTTTTAACGGATCCGCTAAAGGCTACCTTGACAGCACCCTCAGGGATATCCTCAACCTCATCACCTTTATAAACTCTTCAATCAACCCATTCATCTACACATCACAGTACCCCAAATTCCGTGCTGCTATTAAAGAAATTTTCATCGGTAAGCCACAAAACGACGCACCACTGTTTGCAGCGAATGTATAG